A part of Tardiphaga sp. vice304 genomic DNA contains:
- a CDS encoding ABC transporter permease, with protein sequence MKLASTAKRAARRFASSLPALFGVLVFTFLLMRVLPGDPAVFFASGPNAGKEEIETIRKQMGLDKPVPTQLVLYLYDVGRGNLGRSLMTGQAVTKDLKERLPASLELTFSALLIALVLAIPLGILAALRPGSMIDHGVRMFCALGVCVPTFVSGLLLIYVFYYLLGIAPDPTGRVDIFMTLPPSRTGFLLIDFALAGDFDGWWAAFKQLILPACTMALFVIAPLARITRASMLASLGSDFVRTARSVGLSWWRIVVTYALRNAILPVITIAGIVFSTMLGANVLVEKVFSWPGVASYALDALLSSDYAPVQGFVLLMAFVFVIVNLVVDVLYGIADPRISIG encoded by the coding sequence ATGAAGCTGGCCTCGACTGCGAAACGCGCCGCCCGGCGCTTTGCTTCGTCATTGCCGGCGCTGTTCGGTGTGCTGGTCTTTACTTTCCTGCTGATGCGCGTGCTGCCCGGCGATCCCGCGGTGTTCTTCGCCTCCGGCCCCAATGCCGGCAAGGAGGAGATCGAGACGATCCGCAAGCAGATGGGCCTCGACAAGCCGGTGCCGACCCAGCTCGTGCTGTATCTTTACGACGTCGGTCGCGGCAATCTCGGCCGCTCGCTGATGACGGGGCAGGCCGTCACCAAGGATCTGAAAGAGCGGCTGCCGGCCTCTCTGGAGCTCACCTTCTCGGCGCTGCTGATCGCGCTGGTGCTGGCGATCCCGCTCGGCATTCTCGCCGCCTTGCGCCCGGGATCCATGATCGATCACGGCGTGCGAATGTTCTGCGCGCTCGGGGTCTGCGTGCCGACCTTCGTGTCCGGCCTGCTGCTGATCTACGTGTTCTATTATCTGCTCGGCATCGCGCCCGATCCGACCGGTCGCGTCGATATTTTCATGACGCTGCCGCCGTCGCGCACCGGCTTTCTGTTGATCGACTTTGCGCTCGCCGGCGACTTCGACGGCTGGTGGGCGGCGTTCAAGCAATTGATCCTGCCGGCCTGTACCATGGCGCTGTTCGTGATCGCGCCTCTGGCGCGCATCACCCGCGCCTCGATGCTGGCGTCGCTGGGCAGCGATTTCGTCCGCACAGCGCGCTCGGTCGGGCTGTCGTGGTGGCGCATCGTCGTCACCTATGCGCTGCGCAACGCCATCCTGCCCGTCATCACCATCGCCGGCATCGTGTTCTCCACCATGCTCGGCGCCAACGTGCTGGTCGAAAAAGTGTTCTCGTGGCCCGGCGTCGCCTCTTATGCGCTCGATGCGCTGCTGTCGTCGGATTACGCGCCGGTGCAGGGCTTCGTCCTCCTGATGGCGTTCGTGTTCGTCATCGTCAATCTGGTCGTCGATGTGCTCTATGGCATCGCCGACCCCAGGATTTCCATCGGATGA
- the nikE gene encoding nickel ABC transporter ATP-binding protein NikE has product MTQPLLDIDNLYVTFSTRRGPVEAVRGVSLSLAAGETLGIVGESGSGKSVTGFAVTRLLDTSGKITAGRITFRDRDITKMSSAGLREMHGAAMAMIFQNPRGALNPIRAIGQQIADAILAHRKISANEARAEALDLLRAVQIRDPEKRMSAYPHELSGGMCQRVMIAMAISSNPALLIADEPTTGLDVTTQKIVMDLLASIAAARGMATILITHDLGLAARYCRRVVVMEQGKLVEQADALTLFRSPQHPYTKRLVAASPTATSRVEDLVTGDENLLATVPALPRAVPANGAPPLLEVRDLVKRFDDGTIGLKSFSMVMAAGESVGLVGESGSGKSTTSRMICRLLDQSEGSINFNGESISHIPSRDFHRAPQRRDIQIVFQDPNDSLNPRFTAFDCIAHPLMRLAGMRNGDALRQRVQECAHRVGLPAHLLERFPHQLSGGQKARIGIARAIACEPRLLVLDEPTAALDVSVQAVVLQLLDKLRREDGLAFLFVSHDLNVVRMMCQRTIVLRLGEIVEEGESHALFENPQTAYTRELVEAVPNIELLEAAVAG; this is encoded by the coding sequence ATGACGCAGCCTTTGCTCGACATCGACAATCTGTACGTCACGTTTTCGACCCGGCGCGGCCCGGTCGAGGCGGTGCGCGGCGTCTCGCTCTCGCTCGCTGCGGGAGAAACGCTTGGCATCGTCGGCGAGAGCGGCTCCGGTAAGTCGGTCACCGGCTTTGCGGTGACGCGGCTGCTCGATACGTCCGGCAAGATCACCGCCGGCCGCATCACCTTCCGCGACCGTGACATCACCAAGATGTCCAGCGCCGGGCTGCGCGAGATGCACGGCGCGGCGATGGCGATGATCTTCCAGAACCCGCGCGGCGCGCTGAATCCGATCCGCGCCATCGGCCAGCAGATTGCCGACGCCATCTTGGCGCATCGGAAAATCTCGGCGAACGAAGCGCGTGCCGAAGCGCTCGACCTGTTGCGCGCCGTGCAGATCCGCGATCCGGAAAAGCGCATGAGTGCCTATCCGCATGAACTCTCCGGCGGGATGTGCCAGCGCGTGATGATCGCGATGGCGATCTCCAGCAATCCCGCGCTCCTGATCGCCGACGAGCCGACCACCGGCCTCGACGTCACCACGCAGAAGATCGTGATGGATCTGTTGGCGAGCATCGCCGCCGCCCGCGGCATGGCGACGATCCTGATCACCCACGACCTCGGCCTTGCCGCGCGCTACTGCCGTCGCGTGGTTGTGATGGAGCAGGGCAAGCTGGTCGAGCAGGCGGACGCGCTGACGCTGTTCCGCTCGCCGCAGCATCCGTACACGAAGCGGCTCGTGGCGGCGTCGCCGACCGCCACGTCGCGCGTCGAGGATCTCGTCACCGGCGACGAGAATCTGCTGGCGACCGTGCCGGCGTTGCCGCGCGCCGTGCCGGCGAATGGCGCGCCACCGCTGCTGGAGGTCCGCGATCTCGTCAAGCGTTTCGACGACGGCACCATTGGGCTGAAGAGCTTCTCGATGGTGATGGCCGCCGGCGAGAGCGTCGGGCTGGTCGGCGAGAGCGGCTCCGGCAAGAGCACGACCTCGCGCATGATCTGCCGGCTGCTCGACCAGAGCGAAGGCAGCATCAATTTCAACGGCGAATCGATCAGCCATATCCCGTCGCGCGACTTTCACCGCGCGCCGCAGCGCCGCGATATCCAGATCGTGTTTCAGGATCCCAACGACAGCCTCAATCCGCGCTTCACCGCCTTCGATTGCATCGCGCATCCCCTGATGCGCCTCGCCGGGATGCGTAACGGCGACGCTTTGCGCCAGCGCGTGCAGGAATGCGCGCATCGCGTAGGCCTCCCGGCCCATCTGCTCGAACGCTTCCCGCACCAGCTGTCCGGCGGCCAGAAAGCGCGCATCGGTATCGCTCGCGCGATCGCCTGCGAGCCGCGTCTGTTGGTGCTGGACGAGCCGACCGCCGCACTCGACGTTTCCGTTCAGGCGGTGGTGCTGCAACTGCTCGACAAACTGCGTCGCGAGGACGGGTTGGCCTTCCTGTTCGTCAGCCATGATCTCAACGTGGTTCGCATGATGTGCCAGCGCACCATCGTGCTGCGGCTCGGCGAGATCGTCGAGGAGGGCGAAAGCCACGCGCTGTTCGAAAATCCCCAGACGGCGTACACGCGCGAGCTGGTGGAAGCCGTGCCGAATATCGAGCTGCTCGAGGCGGCAGTCGCCGGTTAG
- a CDS encoding ABC transporter permease → MNSATLQHAAFVLRGNPITGIAAVGSTLLILVGLFAPWLAPYDPIASDVANALQAPSAAHWAGTDQLGRDVFSRIIVATQLDLAIAVSAVSISFVLGAVIGALCGYTGGRLDRSVGRFVDVLMAFPLFVLAMAMVAALGNRVENIVIATAIINLPFYIRFARAEVNVRRNLGWVEAARASGESHVSVVLRFLLPNVLPAMVVQMSLNLGWAIINAAGLSFIGLGVKPPTPEWGIMVAEGARFISTGKWWLVAFPGLALMLAVLCFNLLGDGLRDILDPRQRT, encoded by the coding sequence ATGAACAGCGCCACCTTGCAACATGCCGCCTTCGTCCTGCGCGGCAATCCGATCACCGGCATCGCCGCCGTGGGCTCGACCCTGCTGATTCTGGTCGGCCTGTTCGCGCCGTGGCTCGCGCCCTACGATCCGATCGCCTCCGACGTCGCCAACGCGCTGCAGGCGCCGAGCGCGGCGCATTGGGCCGGCACCGATCAGCTCGGCCGCGACGTGTTCAGCCGCATTATCGTCGCCACCCAGCTCGATCTGGCGATTGCGGTCTCGGCGGTCAGCATCTCTTTCGTGCTGGGCGCGGTGATCGGCGCGCTGTGCGGCTACACCGGCGGTCGGCTCGACCGCTCGGTCGGCCGCTTCGTCGATGTGCTGATGGCGTTTCCGCTGTTCGTGCTGGCGATGGCCATGGTGGCGGCGCTCGGCAACCGCGTCGAGAACATCGTGATCGCAACCGCGATCATCAATTTGCCGTTCTACATCCGTTTCGCGCGGGCCGAAGTGAACGTCCGCCGAAATCTCGGCTGGGTCGAGGCCGCGCGCGCCAGCGGCGAGAGCCACGTCTCCGTCGTGTTGCGTTTCCTGCTGCCCAACGTGCTGCCGGCGATGGTGGTGCAGATGTCGCTCAATCTCGGCTGGGCGATCATCAACGCTGCCGGGCTTTCCTTCATCGGGCTCGGCGTCAAGCCGCCGACGCCGGAATGGGGTATCATGGTCGCCGAGGGCGCGCGCTTCATCTCCACCGGAAAATGGTGGCTGGTGGCGTTCCCCGGCCTGGCGCTGATGCTGGCCGTGCTGTGCTTCAACCTGCTCGGAGACGGGCTCCGCGACATCCTCGATCCCCGTCAGCGGACGTAA